One Capricornis sumatraensis isolate serow.1 chromosome 8, serow.2, whole genome shotgun sequence genomic region harbors:
- the CTC1 gene encoding CST complex subunit CTC1: MAAWWPGSPGSEQAWLEVAQAFIQETLCPPGKEPDVQLTQLVIDCVKTTWLSQGKSQGLTLPLSYSFVSVKDLTTHQRLPCCSHLSWSSTVYQAWAQEAGPRGVSLPRERLLLLGTLTDLSGNLEQECRNGSLYIRDNTGALDCELIDLDLSWLGHLFLFPSWSYLPPPVKSPGEGHVELWGTPVPVFPLTIRPGPLTPIPVVYPEMASRLLRHRSKHRNVQPNLAGKLIRFSALVKSRKKAYFVLFLGGSSPAGSQVSVIVQVPAQLVWHRALCPGRAYVLTEVRVSKLPGHRYRVWMTSPSSQLLPLKPECVRELELELAGVPLEADPQSLPQPSSPQDKKGPGPDCLVRDSILLSYTGMVTGTLNQPAGLYELDRKLELCLAYQQFRGLRRVVRPGVSLELQDVHLLQSVGGGTRRPILAPCLRGAVLLRGFSHQVPETQFSHQVPQASLYEQLVWEHQLGLPIYLWATKALEDLACKLCPHVLRYHQFLKYSSPGDPGLGLQILAPILEVLIPPGCPGRNTHDEILEDPHHCPLQKYTQLQTPCFFPTLAVLKEEAKRRAWASFDPKTLLPFPEASHLPSWQLNQRLAWSWQCLLPSAFHPAPVLLGVLVPSSRKGCLRLRDQSGSLSCLLLAQPLQPLTDPRLIGCLVRADRFQLVIERNVRSSFPSWKELSTTDFIQKKQARVYVQFLLADALILSVPRPVLHSATSSTPPRTEPSPPEGPHIEQSRLFLLSHKEALMKRNFSVPPSASSEVPQPTLSFHVLGSWLGGTQRKEGTGWGPLEPKEDENSDQKVLLLFLGSSVRWFEFLHPGHVYRLVASGPPTLMLFEEGGSSCMSQHPLELAGCASCLTVQDEWTVELASSQDIPEVLGIRPTRPESSLTDLLSGNFADSLVSFSAEIVSHLWMKPGSSGAVRRCVKLTVALETADYKFPPHLDVYIEDPHLPPPLGLLPGARVYFYQLEKRVSRSHNVYCCFRSSTCVQVLHFPPDTTVSVPLPHIYLAELLQGDKAPFRATASCHVVSVFSLHLLWVCAHCTSICPQGRCPRQSPACPTQTSVSQASIRLLVEDGTAEAVVTCRNHQVAAVLGLCPSEWTSLLEFVRGPGKVALQFTGPGAQLESSAEVDEPLSLFLWTLCTSFSVLRPMVLSFELERKPSKIIPLEAPRLQRFQCGEFPFLTRVNPKIRLSCLSIQEPEHPSAPGALVSSY, from the exons ATGGCGGCCTGGTGGCCTGGGTCTCCTGGCTCT GAGCAAGCCTGGCTTGAGGTCGCCCAGGCTTTCATCCAAGAGACCCTGTGTCCACCTGGCAAGGAGCCTGATGTCCAGTTGACTCAGTTGGTCATTGACTGTGTGAAGACTACCTGGTTGTCCCAGGGAAAGAGCCAGGGTTTAACACTGCCCCTCAGCTACAG CTTTGTCTCAGTAAAGGACCTCACGACCCACCAGCGTCTCCCATGCTGCAGCCACTTGTCCTGGAGCAGTACTGTGTACCAGGCTTGGGCCCAAGAGGCTGGACCACGTGGGGTCTCCCTGCCCCGGGAACGACTGTTACTTTTAGGGACACTTACAGACCTATCAGGGAACTTGGAACAAGAGTGCAGGAACGGAAGCCTCTATATAAGAGACAACACTGGTGCCCTGGACTGTGAG CTCATAGATCTGGACCTTTCTTGGTTGGGCCATCTCTTTCTGTTCCCCAGCTGGAGTTACCTCCCTCCTCCAGTGAAGTCCCCAGGAGAGGGGCACGTGGAGCTCTGGGGTACCCCCGTGCCAGTATTTCCTTTGACCATCAGACCTGGCCCTCTCACCCCCATCCCTGTTGTCTACCCAGAGATGGCTTCCCGCCTGCTCAGGCACAG AAGTAAGCACAGAAATGTGCAGCCAAACCTTGCTGGGAAACTAATTCGATTCAGTGCTCTGGTGAAAAGTCGGAAGAAAGCTTACTTTGTCCTGTTTCTTGGTGGATCCTCCCCAGCTGGCAGCCAAGTGTCTGTCATTGTGCAG GTCCCTGCCCAGCTGGTGTGGCACCGAGCCCTCTGTCCTGGTAGAGCCTATGTGCTGACAGAAGTGCGAGTGTCCAAGCTCCCTGGTCACCGTTACCGGGTGTGGATgaccagcccctcctcccagctATTGCCGCTGAAACCAGAATGTGTGCGAGAGCTGGAACTGGAGCTGGCCGGAGTCCCCTTGGAGGCCGACCCCCAATCACTGCCCCAGCCCAGCAGCCCCCAGGACAAGAAGGGTCCAGGTCCAGACTGTCTCGTCCGGGACTCCATACTCTTATCCTACACG GGAATGGTCACTGGCACGCTGAATCAGCCTGCGGGCCTCTATGAGCTGGACagaaagctggagctctgccttgcCTACCAGCAGTTCCGTGGCCTCAGGCGGGTGGTGCGACCAGGAGTCAGTCTGGAG CTCCAGGATGTTCACCTCCTGCAGTCAGTGGGCGGGGGGACGAGAAGACCCATATTAGCTCCCTGCCTTCGTGGCGCTGTTCTGCTTCGGGGCTTCTCTCATCAGGTGcctgagactcagttttcccaccaagtcccccaggcctccctgtatgaGCAGCTGGTATGGGAGCATCAGTTAGGACTCCCCATCTACCTATGGGCCACCAAGGCCCTGGAGGATCTGGCCTGCAA GCTGTGTCCTCATGTGCTGAGATACCACCAGTTCCTGAAGTATTCGTCACCTGGGGACCCCGGCCTGGGACTACAGATTCTGGCCCCGATCTTGGAGGTTCTCATTCCACCTGGCTGCCCTGGTCGGAACACACACGATGAGATCCTTGAAGACCCACATCACTGTCCACTCCAGAAG TACACCCAGCTGCAGACCCCCTGCTTTTTCCCTACTTTGGCCGTCCTGAAAGAGGAAGCGAAGCGCCGGGCCTGGGCCTCCTTTGACCCTAAGACCCTGCTGCCCTTCCCAGAGGCTTCTCACTTGCCCAGTTGGCAACTCAATCAGCGCCTGGCCTGGTCCTGGCAGTGTCTACTGCCTTCTGCATTCCACCCTGCCCCG GTACTACTTGGGGTCCTGGTGCCTTCATCTCGGAAAGGGTGTCTGCGACTTCGGGACCAGAGTGGTTCCCTGTCCTGCCTACTCCTGGCCCAGCCCTTGCAGCCCCTCACTGACCCGCGGCTCATAG GTTGCCTGGTGCGGGCAGACAGATTCCAGTTGGTCATAGAAAGGAATGTCAGAAGCAGCTTCCCTTCCTGGAAGGAGCTGAGCACCACAGATTTCATCCAGAAGAAGCAGGCCAG AGTCTATGTCCAGTTTCTTCTGGCCGATGCCCTGATCTTGTCTGTGCCCAGACCCGTCCTTCACTCAGCCACCTCCTCCACACCTCCTCGGACAGAGCCTTCCCCTCCAGAGGGTCCCCACATAGAACAGAGCCGGCTGTTCTTGCTGTCCCACAAGGAGGCACTGATGAAGAGGAACTTTTCTGTGCCCCCAAGTGCCAGTTCAGAGGTGCCCCAGCCCACCCTCAGTTTCCATGTATTAGGGAGCTGGCTTGGGGGCACCCAGAGGAAGGAGGGAACTGGATGGGGCCCACTTGAACCCAAGGAAGATGAAAACTCAGATCAGAAG GTCCTGCTACTGTTCCTCGGCTCCTCAGTCCGCTGGTTTGAGTTCTTGCACCCAGGGCATGTGTACCGGCTCGTGGCTTCTGGCCCTCCC ACACTGATGTTGTTCGAGGAGGGTGGTTCATCCTGCATGTCACAGCATCCTCTGGAGCTGGCTGGCTGTGCATCCTGCCTCACTGTCCAGGATGAATGGACTGTGGAACTTGCAAGCTCCCAGGACATCCCGGAGGTGCTGGGTATCCGCCCGACACGGCCTGAATCCTCACTGACTGACCTGCTCAGTGGCAA TTTCGCAGATTCCTTGGTGTCTTTTTCAGCTGAGATTGTGTCACATCTCTGGATGAAGCCTG GGAGCTCTGGGGCTGTGAGACGGTGTGTGAAGCTCACTGTAGCTCTGGAGACTGCCGACTACAAATTTCCCCCTCACTTGGATGTGTATATTGAAGACCCACACTTGCCGCCCCCACTGGGACTTCTTCCTGGAGCCCGAGTCTACTTTTACCAGCTGGAGAAAAGGGTTTCCAG GTCCCACAATGTTTACTGCTGCTTTCGGTCGTCGACCTGTGTGCAGGTCCTGCATTTCCCCCCAGATACTACGGTCAG TGTCCCCCTGCCCCACATCTACCTGGCCGAGCTTCTGCAAGGTGACAAGGCCCCATTTCGGGCCACTGCTTCTTGCCATGTCGTTTCTGTCTTCAGCCTTCATCTCCTCTGGGTGTGTGCTCACTGTACCAGCATCTGCCCACAG GGAAGGTGTCCTCGTCAGAGCCCCGCTTGCCCCACTCAGACATCTGTAAGCCAGGCCAGCATCAG GCTCCTGGTGGAGGATGGGACTGCAGAAGCTGTGGTGACCTGTAGAAATCATCAAGTGGCAGCAGTTCTAGGGCTGTGTCCTAGTGAATGGACCTCCCTCCTTGAGTTTGTCCGAGGGCCAGGGAAAGTGGCCTTGCAATTTACGGGGCCTGGAGCCCAACTTGAG TCCTCAGCTGAGGTGGATGAGCCCTTGAGCCTCTTCCTCTGGACCCTCTGTACCAGTTTCTCTGTCCTCCGCCCTATGGTGCTTTCTTTTGAGCTGGAGAGAAAACCCTCCAAGATCATCCCGTTAG AAGCTCCTCGGCTACAGCGATTCCAGTGTGGGGAGTTCCCTTTCCTGACTCGTGTGAACCCCAAGATCCGACTGTCATGCCTCTCTATCCAGGAGCCTGAGCACCCCAGTGCCCCGGGGGCCTTAGTTTCCTCCTACTAA